The following coding sequences lie in one Myxococcus xanthus genomic window:
- a CDS encoding non-ribosomal peptide synthetase, which produces MCRARAAAQPDDWIYTFLDDAGEQALSYTELDASARAVAALLQRHLAPGERALLMYPPGRDYTLGFLACLYAGVVAVPAYPPDPMRLGRTLPRLQALVADCGARVALTTSGIADMVEPLTEGAPDLHALRWLVTDAVSPSEAEAWRAPVLRGDSVAFLQYTSGSTGTPRGVVLRHRHLLHNSWLMARGFDTRPQPVAAHWLPPYHDMGLIGGLIQALYRDIPSVLLPPMAFLQRPLRWLEAMSRFGATVCGAPNFAFDLCVRKTTPEQRAALDLSRLEVAFSGAEPVRADTLERFVEAFAPAGFRREAFYPCYGLAEGTLIVSGGARSAVPVVRRFSRDGLLRGEARAPEADAPATALVGCGQALGGQDVRVVDPETGHPCAPGRMGELWVRGPSVADGYWQRPDETERTFHGRLAGSGEGPYLRTGDLAVIEGGEVFITGRLKDVLVLRGLNYYPQDLEHAADRCHPGVRPGCGAAFAVDAGDEERLVIVQEVAAKVATPEAAAEVVASIRAALGEAHGLAVHAVVLIAAGTLPKTSSGKVQRRATREAFLAGTLDGVHAWKEDAAAASLDIGPDAAPEAADVLAVLRSRLASLLGASGPALSVDVPLMHQGLDSIRALEVLHAVDEAWGVSPPITSVLQGQSLRELAQWVERARTEGAEARLGVPAALPGDPAAFVSDGQQALWFLQRMAPGSKAYHVSQAVRFVTTVDGGALARAFSALVARHPALSSAFPEVQGAPARRSCVTPLELALVEASSWTDESLRERLEADARESFDLERGPLVRARLYTGAPGGDVLLLAMHHLVTDFWSLEVIAGELGALYTAEVRGTPSGLSPPPPPVAPILLSLARRSTGAQGDALLAWWRERLGGELPVLDLPTSFPRPRLQSFRGAQVAFRLPRETSTRLKALARTHGATPFMVLLAGYLAFLRRYSGQEDLIVGTPTAGRPRADLSRQVGYFINPVALRARVPRTLSFSGLVARVRTTVLEALEHQELPFTRLVEQLQPRRDPSRAPIFQTMFALQSPRPENELLGAFAVGASGASARLGDDLTVESVPLSHPGAAFDLALMMAELEGAFVGRLEYCADLFDAMTAERMARHLGALLDAAVAQPEVPLGDLSLLAPDERGTLLALGRRTQDTRGAPVPGIVHRIEEWAAKTPEAPALVAGASSWSYRALAAWVARLAARLRRHGVGPEVRVGTLLERSSPEQVVAFLAILKAGGTVVPQEPSYPPARVAWTLADCGARVLLAQERYAQRLALPEGVTLLPWEAHGDGDDMPDTSLWDAGEPPPDCAAYITYTSGSTGKPKGVMVPYRGTAHLCESMVSDLPIGPGSRVLQFASPAFDMSAWDYFLALASGGALHLSPGGPPAGDALYRMLREQRITSATLPPPVAALLPEGPLPDLSMFMVAAEACPASLVARFAEGRAFYNGYGPTEVTVGATWGVIAPDEVGPPNIGRSMPHVDTYVLDEALQPVPVGVAGELYVGGPSVARGYLDRPELTAERFIPDPHGGEPGARLYRTGDMARRRADGRLDFQGRADAQLKIRGFRIEPGEVETALRELTGMRQAHVTAWRPSAEGEPRLVAYIVPPPGDILPPGELRARLREQLPEHMIPVDIVPVEALPLLATGKVDVRALPRPSLAVSPAGKPRTPLEETVARAWAEALGLPAVDVHAHFFDDLGGSSLSAVRACSRLGAALGQEVPITHFFEHPTVHELARRLQVEARPEPASDVKHQSRAEARRQALQRRGRNPRGHD; this is translated from the coding sequence ATGTGTCGGGCTCGCGCCGCCGCGCAGCCGGACGACTGGATTTATACGTTTCTCGACGATGCGGGGGAGCAGGCCCTCTCCTACACGGAGTTGGACGCGAGCGCTCGCGCGGTGGCGGCGCTGCTACAACGACACCTGGCGCCCGGTGAGCGCGCGTTGCTGATGTACCCGCCGGGCCGTGACTACACGTTGGGCTTCCTGGCGTGTCTCTACGCGGGCGTGGTGGCGGTGCCCGCCTATCCACCGGACCCGATGCGGCTGGGCCGCACCTTGCCCAGGCTCCAGGCGCTGGTGGCGGACTGTGGCGCCCGGGTGGCGCTGACGACTTCCGGCATCGCGGACATGGTGGAGCCCCTCACGGAGGGGGCGCCCGACTTGCACGCGCTGCGCTGGCTGGTCACGGACGCCGTGTCCCCGAGCGAAGCGGAGGCCTGGCGCGCGCCAGTCCTGCGGGGCGACTCGGTGGCGTTCCTTCAATACACGTCGGGCTCGACGGGGACGCCACGAGGCGTGGTGCTGCGGCACCGTCATCTGCTGCACAACTCGTGGTTGATGGCCCGGGGCTTCGACACCCGGCCCCAGCCGGTGGCCGCCCACTGGCTGCCGCCGTATCACGACATGGGGCTGATTGGAGGGCTCATCCAGGCGCTGTACCGAGACATCCCTTCGGTGCTGCTGCCTCCCATGGCCTTCCTCCAGCGCCCGCTTCGGTGGCTGGAGGCGATGTCGCGTTTCGGTGCGACGGTCTGCGGCGCGCCCAACTTCGCCTTCGACTTGTGCGTGCGCAAGACCACGCCCGAACAGCGCGCGGCGCTGGACCTGAGCCGGCTGGAGGTGGCGTTCAGCGGTGCGGAACCCGTACGCGCGGACACTTTGGAGCGGTTCGTGGAGGCGTTCGCCCCGGCGGGCTTCCGGCGCGAGGCCTTCTATCCTTGTTACGGGCTGGCGGAGGGGACGCTGATCGTCTCGGGAGGGGCACGCTCGGCGGTGCCGGTGGTGCGGCGTTTCTCTCGTGATGGCCTGCTGCGCGGCGAGGCGCGGGCCCCCGAGGCGGACGCTCCCGCGACGGCGCTGGTGGGATGCGGGCAGGCGCTGGGTGGCCAGGACGTGCGGGTAGTGGATCCGGAAACCGGCCATCCGTGTGCGCCGGGCCGGATGGGCGAGCTCTGGGTTCGCGGTCCGAGCGTGGCGGATGGGTACTGGCAGCGCCCCGACGAAACGGAACGCACGTTCCATGGCCGGCTGGCGGGCTCGGGGGAGGGCCCGTACCTGCGTACCGGAGACCTGGCGGTCATCGAAGGTGGCGAGGTCTTCATCACCGGCCGCTTGAAAGACGTGCTGGTGCTGCGCGGCCTCAACTACTACCCGCAGGATCTGGAGCACGCCGCGGATCGCTGCCATCCCGGCGTGCGCCCCGGGTGCGGTGCCGCGTTCGCGGTGGACGCTGGCGACGAAGAGCGGCTGGTGATCGTGCAGGAGGTCGCCGCGAAGGTCGCCACGCCGGAAGCGGCGGCCGAGGTCGTCGCAAGCATCCGCGCGGCGCTGGGCGAAGCGCATGGTCTGGCCGTCCATGCCGTGGTGCTCATCGCCGCCGGGACATTGCCGAAGACGTCGAGCGGCAAGGTGCAGCGGCGCGCCACCCGTGAGGCTTTCCTGGCGGGGACGCTGGACGGGGTGCACGCATGGAAGGAGGACGCCGCGGCGGCTTCCCTGGACATCGGGCCTGACGCGGCGCCCGAAGCGGCGGACGTGCTCGCGGTGCTCCGGTCCCGGCTGGCGTCACTGCTTGGCGCGAGTGGACCGGCGCTGAGCGTGGATGTGCCGCTGATGCACCAAGGGCTCGACTCGATTAGAGCACTGGAGGTGTTGCACGCCGTGGACGAGGCATGGGGCGTGTCTCCACCCATCACGTCGGTGCTCCAGGGGCAGAGCCTCCGCGAGCTGGCGCAGTGGGTCGAGCGGGCCCGGACCGAGGGCGCCGAGGCGCGGCTCGGGGTTCCGGCCGCCTTGCCTGGTGACCCCGCGGCCTTCGTTTCCGATGGCCAGCAGGCATTGTGGTTCCTCCAGCGCATGGCTCCGGGCAGCAAGGCCTACCACGTGTCCCAAGCGGTGCGCTTCGTCACGACGGTGGACGGCGGAGCGCTTGCTCGCGCGTTCTCCGCGCTCGTTGCCCGTCACCCCGCGTTGTCGTCCGCGTTCCCCGAGGTGCAGGGGGCTCCAGCGAGGAGATCCTGCGTCACGCCGCTGGAGCTGGCGCTGGTGGAGGCGTCCTCCTGGACGGATGAATCGCTGCGTGAGCGGCTCGAGGCGGATGCACGGGAGTCCTTCGACCTGGAGCGGGGCCCGCTGGTTCGCGCCCGGCTCTACACCGGTGCGCCGGGTGGGGACGTGTTGCTGCTCGCCATGCACCACCTGGTCACGGACTTCTGGTCATTGGAGGTCATCGCGGGGGAGCTGGGCGCGCTCTACACGGCGGAGGTCCGAGGCACGCCGTCCGGCCTGTCGCCGCCGCCGCCACCCGTGGCGCCCATCCTCCTGTCGTTGGCGCGGCGGAGCACGGGAGCGCAGGGCGACGCGCTCCTGGCCTGGTGGCGTGAGCGCCTGGGGGGCGAGCTGCCCGTGTTGGACCTGCCCACGTCGTTCCCTCGACCCAGGCTCCAGTCGTTCCGAGGGGCGCAGGTGGCCTTCCGTCTGCCGCGCGAGACGTCCACGCGGCTCAAGGCCCTGGCGCGGACGCACGGCGCCACGCCGTTCATGGTGCTGCTGGCCGGCTACCTGGCGTTCCTGCGGCGCTACTCGGGGCAGGAGGACCTCATCGTCGGTACGCCGACCGCGGGCCGCCCGCGAGCGGACCTGTCGCGACAGGTGGGCTACTTCATCAACCCCGTGGCCCTGCGCGCCCGGGTGCCGCGCACGCTGTCCTTTTCTGGCCTCGTGGCGCGGGTTCGGACCACCGTGCTGGAGGCACTGGAGCACCAGGAGCTGCCCTTCACGCGGCTCGTCGAGCAGCTTCAGCCGCGGCGTGACCCGTCGCGCGCGCCCATCTTCCAGACGATGTTCGCCCTGCAGTCCCCCCGTCCCGAGAACGAGCTCCTGGGTGCGTTCGCCGTCGGGGCCTCGGGTGCGAGCGCCCGGCTGGGCGATGACCTGACGGTCGAGTCCGTCCCCTTGAGTCATCCCGGTGCCGCCTTCGATCTCGCGCTGATGATGGCGGAACTGGAAGGGGCCTTCGTGGGGAGGCTGGAGTACTGCGCCGACCTCTTCGACGCCATGACCGCCGAACGGATGGCGCGCCACCTGGGGGCGCTGCTGGATGCCGCCGTGGCGCAGCCGGAGGTGCCGCTGGGCGACCTGTCCCTGTTGGCTCCCGATGAGCGCGGCACCCTGCTGGCGCTGGGGCGGAGGACACAGGACACGCGGGGCGCGCCCGTGCCCGGCATCGTTCACCGAATCGAGGAGTGGGCCGCGAAGACGCCGGAGGCGCCCGCGCTCGTCGCGGGCGCGTCGAGCTGGTCCTATCGTGCGTTGGCGGCATGGGTGGCCCGGCTCGCCGCGCGCCTGCGACGCCATGGTGTCGGGCCGGAGGTCCGTGTCGGCACGCTGCTGGAGCGCAGCAGCCCCGAGCAGGTCGTCGCCTTCCTCGCGATCTTGAAGGCCGGGGGCACGGTGGTGCCCCAGGAGCCTTCGTATCCCCCCGCGCGCGTGGCGTGGACGCTGGCGGACTGCGGCGCGCGCGTGCTGCTGGCCCAGGAGCGCTACGCCCAGCGCCTGGCGTTGCCCGAAGGGGTGACGCTGCTGCCATGGGAGGCGCACGGCGACGGCGATGACATGCCGGACACGTCCCTGTGGGATGCCGGCGAGCCACCTCCAGACTGCGCGGCCTACATCACCTATACGTCCGGGAGCACGGGCAAGCCCAAGGGCGTGATGGTGCCGTACCGCGGCACCGCGCACCTGTGCGAGTCGATGGTGTCGGACCTGCCGATCGGGCCCGGCTCGCGGGTATTGCAGTTCGCCTCGCCCGCGTTCGACATGTCGGCGTGGGACTACTTCCTGGCGCTGGCCTCGGGAGGCGCGCTGCACCTGTCGCCCGGTGGTCCCCCCGCGGGTGACGCGCTGTACCGGATGTTGCGCGAGCAGCGCATCACCTCGGCGACGTTGCCTCCCCCTGTCGCAGCGCTCCTCCCGGAGGGGCCGCTGCCGGACCTGTCGATGTTCATGGTGGCCGCGGAGGCGTGTCCGGCGAGCCTCGTGGCCCGCTTCGCCGAGGGCCGCGCCTTCTACAACGGCTATGGCCCGACCGAGGTGACGGTGGGCGCGACCTGGGGCGTCATCGCTCCGGACGAAGTGGGGCCGCCCAACATCGGGCGTTCCATGCCCCACGTGGACACCTATGTGCTCGACGAGGCGCTCCAGCCGGTTCCCGTGGGGGTCGCGGGCGAGCTGTACGTCGGCGGGCCGTCGGTGGCCCGTGGCTATCTGGACCGGCCGGAGCTCACGGCCGAGCGCTTCATCCCGGACCCTCACGGCGGCGAGCCCGGGGCCCGGCTCTATCGCACGGGCGACATGGCACGCCGCCGCGCGGATGGAAGGCTGGACTTCCAGGGGCGCGCGGACGCGCAGCTGAAGATCCGTGGCTTCCGCATCGAGCCGGGCGAGGTGGAGACGGCGCTGCGCGAGCTGACTGGCATGCGACAGGCCCATGTCACCGCGTGGCGTCCTTCCGCGGAGGGCGAGCCGCGGCTGGTCGCGTACATCGTGCCACCGCCCGGAGACATACTTCCACCGGGAGAGCTCCGGGCGCGGCTGCGCGAGCAGCTCCCCGAGCACATGATTCCGGTCGACATCGTTCCGGTGGAGGCGCTCCCGCTGCTGGCCACGGGCAAGGTGGACGTGCGGGCGCTGCCGCGGCCATCGCTCGCCGTGTCGCCAGCGGGAAAGCCTCGCACGCCCCTGGAAGAGACAGTGGCTCGCGCCTGGGCGGAGGCACTGGGGCTGCCCGCGGTGGACGTGCATGCCCACTTCTTCGACGACCTGGGCGGCAGCTCGCTGTCCGCGGTGCGCGCGTGCTCGCGGCTGGGCGCGGCGCTGGGCCAGGAAGTCCCCATCACCCACTTCTTCGAACATCCCACCGTCCACGAACTCGCCCGCAGGTTGCAGGTTGAGGCACGTCCCGAGCCCGCCTCTGACGTGAAGCACCAGTCGCGCGCGGAGGCCCGCCGGCAGGCGCTCCAGCGGCGTGGAAGGAACCCCCGGGGCCATGACTGA
- a CDS encoding aldo/keto reductase: MKYTNLGRTGLRVSRLGLGCMSYGTPKWRPWVLDEEASQPFFRRAVELGINFFDTADMYSLGASEEITGRALRRYARMDEVVLATKVYFPMGDGQNMRGLSRKHIVQGCEASLKRLGVEAIDLYQIHRMDPNTPLEETLAALDQLVRQGKVRYLGASSAYAWQFARALGVADLRGWTRFVSMQGHYNLVYREEEREMLPLCEAEGIGVIPWSPLARGLLAGSRKSLKDRDATTRAKSDTLSPMLYDQAGDWDVAEANRSVAEKRNVPPAQTALAWLLSRPAVTAPIIGATKLEHLEDAVRAVDLKLTADEVKALEAPYQPHAVRGL, translated from the coding sequence ATGAAATACACCAACCTCGGACGCACGGGCCTGCGTGTGTCTCGTCTCGGCCTGGGCTGCATGAGCTACGGCACGCCCAAGTGGCGCCCCTGGGTGCTGGATGAAGAAGCCTCGCAGCCGTTCTTCCGGCGAGCGGTGGAGCTGGGCATCAACTTCTTCGACACCGCGGACATGTATTCACTGGGCGCCAGCGAGGAAATCACGGGCCGTGCCCTCCGCCGTTACGCGCGCATGGACGAGGTGGTGCTGGCCACCAAGGTCTACTTCCCCATGGGGGACGGGCAGAACATGCGGGGCCTGTCGCGCAAGCACATCGTCCAGGGCTGCGAGGCCAGTCTGAAGCGGCTGGGCGTGGAGGCCATCGACCTCTACCAGATTCACCGGATGGACCCGAACACGCCGCTGGAGGAGACGCTGGCCGCCCTGGACCAGCTCGTGCGCCAGGGCAAGGTGCGCTACCTGGGCGCGTCCTCCGCGTATGCGTGGCAGTTCGCGCGGGCGCTGGGCGTCGCGGACCTGCGCGGCTGGACGCGCTTCGTGTCCATGCAGGGCCACTACAACCTCGTCTACCGCGAGGAGGAGCGGGAGATGCTGCCCCTGTGCGAAGCCGAGGGCATTGGCGTCATCCCCTGGTCGCCGCTGGCGCGTGGCCTGCTCGCGGGATCACGCAAGTCGCTGAAGGACCGGGACGCCACGACGCGGGCGAAGTCCGACACGCTGTCCCCCATGCTCTATGACCAGGCCGGTGACTGGGACGTGGCGGAGGCGAACCGGAGCGTCGCGGAGAAGCGCAACGTGCCTCCCGCGCAGACGGCCCTGGCCTGGCTCCTCTCGCGCCCCGCGGTGACGGCGCCCATCATCGGCGCCACGAAGCTGGAGCACCTGGAGGATGCCGTGCGCGCGGTGGACCTCAAGCTGACCGCCGACGAAGTGAAGGCCCTGGAGGCCCCCTACCAGCCCCACGCCGTGCGCGGACTCTGA
- a CDS encoding DUF4130 domain-containing protein, whose product MDVHQELRPVIGARWSQVRGARGERPAAGHRDGGLTRVFVAPDLASFRVVARGLLARGEPPERVHFEETRGRQGMWLEAARWEAWGRAASGVPRDFVGLAQKVVCHREPARWALLYRVLWRLTHGEPSLLECHDDADVRRLRWLEQAVRRDTQALLAALRFRRVWRDGREHHVAWYRPEHLIVRDVAPFLVRRFPAFSWSLFTPDTWAHWDRERLTFEEGGALPEWARARVGLAAPHSPPRTDAERASLLLVGASPVDGAEPPFAGSAGALLEVVLGRAGLTRSSRRVVRPCGDGCRSRHGGLPPTAWGEGRTCRHGLEGVVAEVRPRMIIALGPVAAQAFLGVGFRMHLSRGQLLDTRWAEGWMATFDPEAVLRLPEGRARAEARIHFEADLRSAAAWLRQRLPGEARARRVDGP is encoded by the coding sequence ATGGACGTCCATCAGGAGTTGAGGCCTGTCATCGGTGCCCGGTGGTCGCAGGTCCGGGGCGCGCGGGGGGAACGGCCCGCGGCCGGACACCGGGACGGTGGGCTGACGCGGGTCTTCGTGGCGCCGGACCTGGCGTCCTTCCGGGTGGTGGCGCGGGGGCTGCTGGCGCGGGGCGAACCTCCGGAGCGGGTGCACTTCGAGGAAACGCGTGGACGCCAGGGCATGTGGCTGGAGGCCGCGCGCTGGGAGGCCTGGGGGCGTGCCGCGTCCGGGGTGCCTCGGGACTTCGTGGGGCTGGCGCAGAAGGTGGTGTGCCACCGCGAGCCGGCGCGCTGGGCGCTGCTGTACCGCGTGCTGTGGCGGCTGACTCATGGAGAGCCGTCGCTGCTGGAGTGTCACGACGACGCGGACGTGCGGCGGCTGCGGTGGCTGGAGCAGGCGGTGCGGCGGGACACGCAGGCGCTGCTGGCGGCCTTGCGCTTCCGCCGGGTGTGGCGGGACGGGCGCGAACACCATGTCGCGTGGTACCGGCCCGAACACCTCATCGTCCGGGACGTGGCGCCGTTCCTCGTGCGTCGCTTCCCGGCCTTCTCCTGGAGCCTGTTCACGCCAGACACCTGGGCGCATTGGGACCGGGAGCGGTTGACCTTCGAGGAAGGCGGGGCGCTGCCGGAGTGGGCACGCGCCCGGGTAGGGCTGGCGGCGCCCCATTCGCCCCCACGGACGGACGCGGAGCGCGCGTCCTTGCTGCTGGTGGGGGCTTCACCCGTGGACGGCGCGGAGCCGCCTTTCGCGGGTTCCGCGGGAGCGCTCCTGGAGGTCGTGTTGGGCCGAGCGGGGCTCACGCGTTCCAGTCGCCGGGTGGTGCGGCCGTGCGGGGACGGATGCCGCTCGCGTCACGGGGGGCTCCCTCCGACGGCGTGGGGGGAAGGGCGCACCTGCCGTCATGGGCTGGAGGGCGTGGTGGCGGAGGTCCGCCCGCGGATGATCATCGCGCTGGGGCCCGTGGCGGCGCAGGCCTTCCTGGGGGTGGGGTTCCGCATGCACCTGAGCCGGGGGCAGCTGCTGGACACGCGGTGGGCGGAGGGCTGGATGGCCACGTTTGACCCCGAAGCGGTGCTTCGGCTTCCAGAAGGCCGGGCGCGGGCGGAGGCGCGCATCCACTTCGAAGCGGATCTCCGGTCGGCGGCGGCGTGGCTGCGGCAGCGGCTCCCGGGTGAAGCGCGTGCCCGGCGCGTGGACGGTCCATGA
- a CDS encoding FHA domain-containing protein encodes MDEVIFLEVLEGDSVQARHRLERFPVNVGRGYGNDVILDDPKVSAEHLRIERREDGTLVLRDVGSQNGTYRVEPWAQLAELELATDTRVSVGDTVLRFRARSHPVEKTVVAAAPTAPRPRVFEQPRYFSLALQALLGASLLEGYLANYGRTDWGELTVALVVPLGITFLWAGGWSVASRIARRQFHYRTHATVAALVLLGSVVIQPLLTLVGFSLGVSGNLAWAHHVAFLALMAWGLYWHLRYVTRWEPGRLIRVIAVVTLSFGALSRADEWLGNESFSTELGFRRALLPPAFRLVGTEPMDDFFSDAVKVQEQVDALARDP; translated from the coding sequence GTGGACGAAGTAATCTTCCTGGAGGTGTTGGAAGGGGACTCCGTCCAGGCCCGTCATCGCCTGGAGCGCTTCCCCGTCAACGTCGGCCGGGGTTACGGCAACGACGTCATCCTGGATGACCCGAAGGTCTCCGCCGAGCACCTGCGCATCGAGCGCCGCGAGGACGGCACGCTGGTGCTGCGCGACGTGGGCAGCCAGAACGGCACCTACCGCGTGGAGCCCTGGGCGCAGCTGGCCGAGCTGGAGCTGGCCACGGATACCCGCGTGTCGGTGGGGGACACGGTGCTGCGCTTCCGCGCGCGCAGCCACCCAGTGGAGAAGACCGTCGTGGCGGCGGCGCCCACCGCGCCGAGGCCGCGCGTGTTCGAGCAGCCCCGCTACTTCTCCCTGGCCCTGCAGGCCCTGCTGGGCGCCAGCCTGCTGGAAGGCTACCTGGCCAACTACGGGCGCACGGACTGGGGGGAGCTGACGGTGGCGCTGGTGGTGCCGCTGGGCATCACCTTCCTGTGGGCGGGTGGCTGGTCGGTGGCGAGCCGCATCGCCCGGCGCCAGTTCCACTACCGCACGCATGCCACCGTGGCCGCGCTGGTGCTGCTGGGCTCCGTCGTCATCCAGCCGCTGCTCACGCTGGTGGGCTTCAGCCTGGGCGTGAGTGGCAATCTGGCCTGGGCCCACCACGTCGCCTTCCTGGCGCTGATGGCCTGGGGGCTCTACTGGCACCTGCGCTACGTGACGCGCTGGGAACCGGGGCGGCTCATACGGGTCATCGCCGTCGTCACGCTGTCGTTTGGCGCGCTGTCGCGGGCGGATGAATGGCTGGGCAACGAGTCCTTCAGCACGGAGCTGGGCTTCCGCCGGGCGCTCCTGCCGCCGGCCTTCCGGCTGGTGGGCACCGAGCCCATGGATGACTTCTTCTCCGACGCCGTGAAGGTCCAGGAACAGGTGGACGCGCTGGCGCGCGACCCGTGA
- a CDS encoding S1C family serine protease, translating to MFAFILAAVLTQSPVAPAEPSPPPAPGTREAAPAVQLSSLPPATHELFQRIEGQVAQVRIIERRSGTRSSIGSAFFVSAAGHAVTNYHVISDVVIHPEDYTAELVLKGGAEPVPVRLVDVDVVHDLAIIQTATPVQSFFDLDDREPPQGARLFAMGNPRDLGTTIVEGTYNGFIHDALYERLHFSGAINPGMSGGPTLTGEGRVVGVNVATMGNQVGFLVPVKHARELLARALEAKDSGAQALLDTVRAQLLDNQQRVTERLLSAPVPQQSLGSYRVPGRWGTFLKCWGDTPHDPEVPYTVTNYQCSSEEDIFVSSRHRTGVVAFLHQHATSQKLGALRFSALYSALFSQDPDSVEATRQDVTNYRCQSEFVDVAGLPVRAALCMRAYRKFPGLYDLVLRAATLNASTSGVDTSLTLAGFTADNGRKLARRYLEGLSWTK from the coding sequence ATGTTCGCTTTCATCCTCGCAGCGGTGCTCACGCAGTCGCCGGTGGCTCCGGCGGAGCCGAGCCCGCCTCCCGCACCTGGCACCCGCGAAGCCGCGCCCGCCGTGCAATTGAGCTCGCTGCCGCCCGCCACGCACGAGCTGTTCCAGCGCATCGAGGGACAGGTCGCGCAGGTGCGCATCATCGAGCGGCGCTCCGGCACGCGCTCGTCCATCGGCTCGGCCTTCTTCGTGTCGGCCGCCGGGCACGCGGTGACGAACTACCACGTGATTTCCGACGTGGTCATCCACCCGGAGGACTACACGGCGGAGCTGGTCCTGAAGGGCGGCGCAGAGCCCGTGCCGGTGCGCCTGGTGGACGTGGACGTGGTGCATGACCTGGCCATCATCCAGACGGCCACCCCGGTGCAGAGCTTCTTCGACCTGGACGACCGCGAGCCGCCGCAGGGCGCGCGCCTGTTCGCCATGGGCAATCCGCGCGACCTGGGCACCACCATCGTGGAGGGGACGTACAACGGCTTCATCCACGACGCGCTCTATGAGCGGCTGCACTTCAGCGGGGCCATCAACCCGGGCATGAGCGGCGGTCCCACGCTCACGGGCGAGGGCCGCGTGGTGGGCGTCAACGTGGCGACCATGGGCAACCAGGTGGGCTTCCTGGTGCCGGTGAAACACGCGCGCGAGCTGCTGGCCCGCGCGCTGGAAGCCAAGGACTCCGGCGCGCAGGCGCTGCTGGACACCGTGCGCGCGCAGCTCCTGGACAATCAGCAGCGCGTCACCGAGAGACTGCTGAGCGCGCCCGTGCCGCAGCAGTCGCTGGGCAGCTACCGCGTGCCGGGGCGCTGGGGCACGTTCCTCAAGTGCTGGGGGGACACGCCGCATGACCCCGAGGTGCCGTACACGGTGACGAACTACCAGTGCTCGTCGGAGGAGGACATCTTCGTGTCCTCGCGCCACCGGACGGGCGTGGTGGCCTTCCTGCATCAACACGCCACCAGCCAGAAGCTGGGCGCGCTGCGCTTCTCCGCGCTCTACAGCGCGCTCTTCTCACAGGACCCGGACTCGGTGGAGGCCACGCGGCAGGACGTCACCAACTACCGCTGCCAGTCGGAGTTCGTGGACGTGGCGGGCCTGCCCGTCCGTGCCGCGCTGTGCATGCGCGCCTACCGGAAGTTCCCCGGCCTCTATGACCTGGTGCTGCGCGCGGCCACGCTCAATGCCAGCACCAGCGGCGTGGACACGTCGCTCACGCTGGCCGGCTTCACCGCGGACAATGGCCGCAAGCTGGCGCGCCGCTACCTGGAGGGGCTGTCGTGGACGAAGTAA